A single window of Drosophila suzukii chromosome 3, CBGP_Dsuzu_IsoJpt1.0, whole genome shotgun sequence DNA harbors:
- the LOC118877671 gene encoding arginine kinase: MTSIESKRVQYRKYLERAGVIDALSKALIKLYEEQNKPEDAIRFVRKFMCESCPDDAQYDVMKNDLEEAKTHISKLEQELERLRGQIKKSPEEYQELTTEGYKSLMDDEENVSSLLRKYLTPELLEEYMLVTTPAPVDAYLYDCAVSGFEHHEAPVGIYAADADSYDVFNKIFDPIIKDYHGQMDNENDVLQKDPDFGNVDEIENLDPERKYILSARIRLARNIEGLPFFPKLTEKQFIEVEEKVRAATETMDGELIGSYLTMADIDAETQAEMVKRHILFQRGDEKLTSAGCYRFWPTGRGVYHNPAETFLVWVNRQDHVHIMSMAQCGDLGDVYNRLVNGLAELEKTLAFARHPRYGNLTACPTNLGTTLRASVHIRLPLLSKDPDRLIALAEELQLQVRSTDGGELATVEDGVMDISNKRKLGFTEFELVKTLQDGVVALINAEEELEIAGQEG, translated from the exons ATGACTTCG ATCGAATCGAAACGCGTGCAATATCGAAAGTATTTGGAGCGCGCCGGGGTCATCGATGCCCTTAGCAAGGCTCTGATCAAGCTGTATGAGGAGCAGAATAAACCGGAGGATGCCATCCGCTTTGTACGCAAGTTCATGTGCGAAAGCTGCCCGGATGATGCCCAGTACGATGTGATGAAGAACGATCTGGAGGAGGCTAAGACGCACATCTCGAAACTGGAGCAGGAACTTGAGCGGCTACGTGGTCAAAT CAAGAAGTCACCGGAGGAGTACCAGGAGCTCACTACCGAGGGCTACAAATCGCTTATGGATGATGAGGAGAACGTCAGCTCCCTGCTGCGCAAATATCTCACGCCGGAGCTATTGGAGGAGTACATGCTGGTCACCACTCCAGCGCCAGTAGACGCTTATCTGTACGATTGCGCCGTTTCCGGATTCGAGCACCACGAGGCGCCCGTTGGCATCTACGCAGCGGATGCCGACAGCTACGACGTTTTTAACAAGATCTTCGACCCGATCATCAAGGACTATCATGGCCAGATGGACAACGAGAACGATGTGCTGCAGAAGGACCCAGACTTTGGCAACGTGGACGAGATCGAGAACCTGGATCCGGAGCGCAAATACATTCTGTCCGCGCGAATCAGATTGGCTCGCAACATCGAGGGTTTGCCCTTCTTCCCCAAACTCACCGAGAAACAGTTCATCGAGGTGGAGGAGAAGGTGCGTGCGGCCACTGAGACAATGGATGGCGAGCTGATTGGCTCCTACCTGACGATGGCCGACATCGATGCCGAGACCCAGGCCGAGATGGTCAAGCGGCATATACTGTTTCAGCGAGGTGATGAGAAGCTGACCTCCGCCGGCTGTTATCGGTTCTGGCCGACAGGTCGAGGTGTCTATCACAACCCCGCCGAGACCTTCTTGGTTTGGGTGAATCGTCAGGACCATGTGCACATCATGTCGATGGCACAGTGCGGAGACTTGGGCGATGTTTACAATCGCCTGGTCAACGGACTAGCTGAGCTAGAGAAGACGCTGGCTTTTGCCCGGCATCCGCGTTACGGAAACCTAACTGCTTGTCCCACCAATTTGGGCACGACCCTGCGTGCCTCGGTCCACATTCGTTTGCCGCTGCTCAGCAAGGATCCCGACCGTCTGATCGCACTCGCCGAAGAGCTGCAGTTGCAAGTACGCAGTACCGATGGCGGCGAACTGGCCACCGTGGAAGACGGAGTCATGGACATATCCAATAAGCGGAAGCTTGGCTTCACCGAGTTCGAGCTGGTCAAGACTCTGCAGGATGGCGTTGTGGCCCTGATCAACGCCGAGGAAGAACTCGAAATAGCCGGACAGGAGGGTTAG